The proteins below come from a single Leptotrichia sp. oral taxon 223 genomic window:
- the murD gene encoding UDP-N-acetylmuramoyl-L-alanine--D-glutamate ligase, with amino-acid sequence MDKKGIVFGAGLSGLGAKELLEKNGYEVYLIDDKAAMPSAEGIRLLNEEKIEFIVKSPGIPWKAELLKVAKEKGIKIISEIDLAYKYVDKNIKIISFTGTNGKTTTSTKMAELLNFAGFRAKLAGNAGFSFAKLVADEEELDYIVLELSSYQLENNPQIHSNIAGIINLTPDHLTRYDTVEDYYITKFAIFDKQTENDFALINLDDEVFAKLYERSGIKEKIKAQKVYLSTEAKGTVFVYENNIRVMKDLNKRIDEIQNFGEKIDEISEILLKTEELSLKGRHNLENMLFLISSAKILNVENEKLVKFLKSTTALEHRLENFFVKENTTFINDSKGTNVESTLKAIDSFNNSIIMILGGDDKKIDNMPLIERVKEKVDFVYLIGDNAQILINDMEKIGYKNYKNLETVENVLNCLKGNLDFSKNQTVLFSPATSSFCQFKSFEHRGKVFKELTQKIIGK; translated from the coding sequence ATGGATAAAAAGGGAATTGTATTTGGTGCTGGGTTAAGCGGGCTTGGCGCTAAGGAACTGCTGGAAAAAAATGGATATGAAGTATATTTGATAGATGACAAGGCTGCGATGCCGTCAGCAGAGGGAATTAGACTTTTGAATGAGGAAAAAATTGAATTTATAGTAAAAAGTCCAGGGATTCCTTGGAAGGCGGAACTTCTGAAAGTTGCAAAGGAAAAGGGTATTAAGATTATTTCAGAAATTGATCTGGCTTATAAATATGTGGATAAAAATATAAAAATTATTTCGTTTACTGGGACAAATGGAAAAACTACAACATCTACTAAAATGGCAGAATTACTTAACTTTGCTGGATTTCGTGCAAAACTTGCTGGAAATGCAGGTTTTTCATTTGCAAAACTGGTGGCTGATGAGGAAGAGCTGGATTATATTGTGTTGGAGCTTAGCAGCTACCAATTGGAAAATAATCCGCAAATTCATTCAAATATCGCCGGGATAATTAATTTGACGCCAGATCATCTGACACGGTATGATACGGTGGAAGATTACTATATTACAAAGTTTGCGATTTTTGATAAGCAGACAGAAAATGATTTTGCGCTGATTAATCTGGATGATGAAGTTTTTGCAAAGCTATATGAACGAAGCGGGATAAAGGAGAAAATAAAGGCTCAAAAGGTGTATTTGAGTACAGAGGCAAAGGGAACAGTTTTTGTTTATGAAAATAATATCCGTGTAATGAAGGATTTGAATAAACGGATTGATGAAATTCAGAATTTTGGTGAAAAAATTGATGAAATTTCAGAAATTTTGTTAAAAACTGAAGAATTGTCATTAAAGGGTAGACATAATTTGGAAAATATGTTATTTTTGATAAGTTCGGCGAAAATATTGAATGTGGAAAATGAAAAATTAGTGAAATTTTTAAAATCGACAACTGCGCTTGAGCATAGACTGGAAAACTTTTTTGTAAAAGAAAATACGACGTTTATCAATGACTCTAAGGGTACAAATGTAGAATCAACATTAAAGGCGATTGATTCGTTTAATAATTCTATTATTATGATTTTAGGAGGAGATGATAAGAAAATTGATAATATGCCTCTGATTGAGAGAGTTAAGGAAAAAGTTGACTTTGTTTACCTGATTGGGGATAATGCTCAGATTTTGATTAATGATATGGAAAAAATTGGGTATAAAAATTATAAGAATTTGGAAACAGTTGAAAATGTGCTGAATTGTCTGAAGGGAAATTTAGATTTTTCAAAAAACCAGACAGTGCTGTTTTCACCTGCGACATCAAGTTTTTGCCAATTTAAAAGCTTTGAGCATAGAGGAAAAGTGTTTAAGGAATTGACACAAAAAATTATAGGAAAATAA
- the ftsZ gene encoding cell division protein FtsZ gives MDNFSNAAKLKVVGVGGAGGNAINDMIESNITTVDFIAINTDQQDLDRSKAPIKVLLGRGMGAGADPEKGRIAAKESEEKIKEVLEGTDMLFITAGMGGGTGTGASPIIAEVAKAMGILTVAIVTKPFGFEGPLKKNNAAVGIDNLRENVDTLIAIPNDRLFEIPGMNISLMNAFKEANSVLKMGIKGISDLITKQGIVNLDFADVKSIMQNSGIAMLGFGEANGDEKAKSATAQALNSPLLEKSIEGARKILINVTAGPDIGLQEIQEVAQTIAEKAGHDKANLLWGYIMEPELEGTISVSLVATDFQEEFLTTNPEEASRTIRFAPEEEKADVENKVEEADEENNYQNEEDGYEEDKEEDDNFVLPPFFEE, from the coding sequence ATGGATAACTTTAGTAATGCAGCGAAACTGAAAGTAGTGGGAGTAGGTGGAGCTGGTGGAAATGCAATAAACGATATGATTGAAAGTAATATAACGACTGTTGATTTTATAGCGATAAATACAGATCAGCAGGATTTAGATAGATCAAAAGCACCTATAAAAGTTCTTTTAGGGCGAGGAATGGGGGCTGGAGCGGATCCTGAAAAAGGGAGGATTGCGGCAAAGGAATCAGAAGAAAAAATAAAAGAAGTGCTAGAAGGAACAGATATGCTGTTCATAACTGCTGGAATGGGTGGTGGAACAGGTACAGGAGCATCTCCAATAATTGCTGAAGTTGCAAAAGCAATGGGAATTTTAACTGTAGCAATTGTTACAAAGCCATTTGGATTTGAAGGGCCATTAAAGAAAAATAATGCTGCAGTTGGAATTGATAATTTAAGAGAAAATGTGGACACATTAATTGCCATTCCAAATGACAGGCTTTTTGAAATACCAGGAATGAATATTTCATTGATGAATGCCTTTAAAGAAGCGAATAGCGTTTTGAAAATGGGAATAAAAGGGATTTCTGACTTGATTACAAAACAAGGGATTGTAAACTTGGATTTTGCAGATGTAAAATCCATTATGCAAAACTCAGGAATTGCAATGTTAGGATTTGGAGAGGCAAATGGCGATGAAAAAGCTAAGAGTGCAACAGCACAGGCATTAAACAGCCCATTGCTGGAAAAATCCATTGAAGGAGCAAGAAAAATCTTGATAAACGTTACAGCTGGGCCGGATATTGGGTTACAGGAAATACAGGAAGTTGCTCAGACAATCGCAGAAAAAGCAGGGCATGATAAGGCTAACTTATTATGGGGATACATTATGGAGCCTGAACTGGAAGGCACAATAAGCGTGTCACTGGTAGCGACAGATTTTCAGGAAGAATTTTTAACAACTAATCCAGAAGAAGCTTCAAGAACAATTAGGTTTGCACCGGAAGAAGAAAAAGCAGACGTAGAAAATAAAGTGGAAGAAGCTGATGAAGAAAATAATTATCAAAATGAAGAAGATGGTTACGAAGAAGACAAAGAAGAGGATGATAATTTTGTATTGCCGCCATTTTTTGAAGAGTAA
- a CDS encoding DUF937 domain-containing protein: MNLEALFGLLQGQDLGKLTEQIGGSSTQVKNGVAAALPAILAAVNKNANNSEKAEGLNNALNQHDGSSVLNNLGSYLQNPDLKDGAGILGHLFGNNTQNVANAVSQSSGLDNQGSMKILQTLAPLVLGALGQQKKENNLDAQGIGNLTSNLASNFTGEGGIMSTITNMLDANKDGNVVDDVMGLVGKFFGGKK; the protein is encoded by the coding sequence ATGAATTTAGAAGCATTATTTGGACTTTTACAAGGACAGGATTTAGGAAAATTGACAGAACAGATAGGAGGAAGCAGCACGCAAGTAAAAAATGGAGTAGCGGCAGCCTTGCCTGCAATATTGGCAGCAGTCAATAAAAATGCAAACAACAGTGAAAAAGCGGAAGGATTGAACAATGCGTTAAATCAGCACGACGGTTCTTCAGTATTAAATAATCTTGGAAGTTATTTGCAAAATCCTGATTTAAAGGATGGTGCAGGAATTTTAGGACATTTGTTTGGAAATAATACACAAAATGTAGCAAACGCCGTTTCACAGTCAAGCGGACTTGATAACCAAGGAAGCATGAAAATCTTACAAACATTGGCTCCACTTGTATTAGGAGCATTGGGACAGCAAAAAAAAGAAAATAATCTGGATGCACAAGGAATCGGAAACTTAACTTCAAACCTTGCATCAAACTTCACAGGTGAAGGTGGAATTATGAGCACAATTACAAACATGCTCGATGCAAATAAAGATGGAAACGTAGTGGACGATGTAATGGGATTAGTTGGGAAATTTTTTGGCGGTAAAAAATAG
- the murG gene encoding undecaprenyldiphospho-muramoylpentapeptide beta-N-acetylglucosaminyltransferase, producing MEKVVFTTGGTGGHIYPALSIAKKVRKKGIDTLFIGTKHRMEKDIVPNENFRFVGLDILPLRSIKSGFKMITATAGAIKLLKKEKPAKIIAFGNYITIPVLIAANVLRIPYYLQEQNHTMGQANKWFYKGAKKVFIAFENTLEGIKEKYKRKFVVTGNPLREEFYGKNKQEERRKLGIKDDERVVLVIGGSLGAKNINEAILKKWKTIMEDKRIRLFWATGKDNYEASTYRIRDFGTAVVEPYFENVPELMAASDIVICRAGALTISELIQLEKPSVLIPYDFVGQKENADVLEYANGAKIFTNETAEKAIDEALSIVRQASMLEFMSENVKTLKKGNSAEIIVKEMGI from the coding sequence ATGGAAAAGGTAGTATTTACTACAGGAGGAACAGGCGGACATATTTATCCAGCCTTGTCAATCGCAAAAAAAGTTAGGAAAAAGGGCATAGATACGCTATTTATCGGAACAAAGCACAGAATGGAAAAGGATATTGTCCCAAATGAAAATTTTAGGTTTGTTGGGCTGGATATACTGCCGTTAAGAAGTATAAAATCAGGATTTAAAATGATAACTGCAACGGCAGGCGCAATAAAACTGTTAAAAAAGGAAAAGCCTGCAAAAATTATAGCGTTTGGAAACTATATAACAATACCGGTGCTAATAGCGGCTAATGTGCTACGAATACCGTATTATTTACAGGAACAGAATCACACAATGGGGCAGGCCAACAAATGGTTTTACAAAGGTGCAAAAAAGGTATTTATCGCTTTTGAAAATACACTTGAAGGCATCAAGGAAAAATATAAAAGAAAATTTGTTGTGACTGGAAATCCGCTGAGGGAAGAGTTTTACGGGAAAAATAAACAGGAGGAAAGACGAAAGCTTGGAATAAAGGATGATGAAAGAGTCGTTCTTGTAATTGGTGGAAGTCTTGGTGCTAAGAATATAAACGAGGCAATTTTGAAAAAATGGAAAACGATAATGGAAGACAAGAGAATACGATTGTTCTGGGCGACAGGAAAAGATAACTATGAAGCATCAACTTACAGAATAAGAGATTTTGGAACAGCGGTGGTTGAGCCATATTTTGAAAATGTTCCAGAATTGATGGCAGCTTCCGATATTGTAATCTGCCGTGCGGGAGCTTTGACTATTTCTGAACTTATCCAGCTTGAAAAACCGTCAGTATTGATTCCATACGACTTTGTCGGACAAAAGGAAAATGCAGATGTGCTGGAGTATGCAAATGGTGCAAAAATATTTACAAACGAAACAGCAGAAAAAGCGATAGACGAAGCATTATCAATAGTGCGACAGGCATCAATGCTGGAATTTATGAGTGAAAATGTAAAAACCTTGAAAAAAGGCAATTCAGCAGAAATAATAGTAAAAGAAATGGGAATTTGA
- a CDS encoding cell division protein FtsQ/DivIB, which yields MKKSVKVLILLFLLAGMMFFGKRFVDTDYFKIQEVLIEGHSKLLKQDIAVQLEQMKGKNIVYLNTNEIENLIKTDVRVKKVSVKKLFPSKIKVILEEREPYAYVKKGDKTLLADKDLNIYGDILEDPSKNIPVIDYTSDESLNQIKTILSKIKNKDFYAMISEIRQSEKNYEIILNNNVKIITDTLVTEKKYNDAYKLYEKIKKERPVTSMDLRFIDIVVK from the coding sequence ATGAAAAAGTCAGTTAAGGTATTAATTTTATTATTTTTATTGGCGGGAATGATGTTTTTTGGTAAAAGATTTGTAGATACGGATTATTTTAAAATTCAGGAAGTTCTAATAGAAGGGCATTCAAAATTGTTAAAGCAGGATATAGCTGTTCAGTTGGAACAGATGAAAGGTAAAAATATTGTGTATCTAAACACCAATGAAATTGAAAATCTTATAAAAACCGATGTGAGAGTAAAAAAAGTATCGGTAAAAAAACTTTTTCCAAGCAAAATAAAGGTAATTCTGGAAGAAAGGGAGCCTTATGCGTATGTGAAAAAGGGAGATAAAACACTTTTAGCAGATAAAGATTTAAATATATACGGTGATATTTTAGAAGATCCTTCAAAAAATATTCCTGTAATAGATTACACAAGTGATGAAAGTTTAAATCAAATAAAAACAATACTTTCTAAAATAAAAAATAAAGACTTTTATGCTATGATTTCAGAAATACGGCAATCTGAAAAAAATTATGAAATAATACTTAATAATAATGTAAAAATTATAACAGATACTTTAGTAACGGAAAAAAAATATAATGATGCATATAAACTGTACGAAAAGATAAAAAAAGAAAGACCCGTAACTTCTATGGATTTGAGATTTATAGATATTGTTGTGAAATAA
- a CDS encoding FtsW/RodA/SpoVE family cell cycle protein has translation MNSKKILGTSFIIIIIMLSALSLITIASLSFPKGQKEYGKSYYFLMRQAMWLVVGWGLFAFTANVNYKKYKDIAKYLYVIGAFGLILVLLAGKTVNGAKRWIDLQIILLQPSEFAKLFLIITLSTLAYIFKTRNKIKKFPKITSGIMMISSFIYMFLILFEKAFSSTAQITIIALTYLFIAEVKFSIISTYSAIIGIGGWLAITKVGYRVNRLVEYKSKDGGGQTAESLIAIANGKVSGRFYGNGLQKYNFLPEIHTDYVFSGFAEENGFLGVLFLLGLYAALLIIIGIALRKIKDLYAKYLLSGIFIMFATQIIGNVAVASQLIPSTGIPLPMMSYGGSTMIVVMMTLGIVYNILRALYRQEMGRNLDKLREMDYMM, from the coding sequence GTGAATAGTAAAAAAATATTGGGAACGAGTTTTATAATTATAATTATAATGCTTTCAGCATTGAGTCTTATAACGATAGCAAGTCTCAGTTTTCCAAAAGGGCAAAAGGAATATGGAAAAAGCTATTATTTTTTAATGCGTCAGGCAATGTGGCTAGTTGTAGGATGGGGGCTGTTTGCATTTACAGCCAATGTAAATTATAAGAAGTATAAGGATATAGCGAAGTATTTATACGTTATAGGGGCTTTCGGGCTTATATTGGTGCTGCTGGCGGGAAAAACGGTAAATGGAGCAAAACGCTGGATTGATCTGCAAATAATACTGCTTCAGCCTTCAGAATTTGCTAAATTATTTTTAATTATTACGTTATCAACGCTTGCTTATATATTTAAGACACGAAATAAAATAAAAAAATTTCCTAAGATAACAAGTGGAATTATGATGATAAGTTCATTTATATATATGTTTCTTATTTTATTTGAAAAGGCATTTAGCAGTACGGCGCAAATTACAATAATAGCATTGACTTATTTATTCATTGCGGAAGTAAAATTTTCAATAATTTCGACTTATTCAGCAATAATTGGAATCGGAGGATGGCTTGCGATAACAAAGGTTGGATATAGGGTAAACAGGCTTGTTGAATATAAATCTAAAGACGGCGGAGGGCAGACCGCAGAATCGCTGATTGCCATAGCGAATGGAAAAGTTAGCGGAAGATTTTATGGAAATGGGCTGCAGAAATATAATTTTTTGCCGGAAATACATACAGATTATGTTTTTTCAGGATTTGCTGAGGAAAATGGATTTTTGGGAGTCTTGTTTTTATTGGGATTATATGCGGCCTTGTTAATTATAATAGGGATTGCATTGAGAAAAATAAAGGATTTGTATGCAAAATATCTATTAAGCGGCATTTTTATAATGTTTGCCACCCAGATAATTGGAAATGTAGCGGTTGCAAGCCAGCTGATACCTTCTACAGGGATTCCTCTTCCGATGATGAGTTACGGCGGAAGCACAATGATAGTAGTTATGATGACTTTAGGAATTGTTTATAATATATTGCGGGCGCTATACAGGCAGGAAATGGGAAGAAACCTTGATAAACTGCGGGAAATGGATTATATGATGTAG
- the murB gene encoding UDP-N-acetylmuramate dehydrogenase: MEIIKNAKMKEYSNMKVGGTAKELIFIDDKNELKEVLQTRNNIFLLGNGTNTLINDGNLDISFLSLKRLKNITVEEKVENGEKEDSYDLVRVEAGLDLDDLIDFMEKHNYSGLENITGIPGSVGGLVNMNGGAYGTEIFDCIEEVEVCKNNGEIVKIRTADLNFKYRTTEIKENKWIVVSALFKFGFGFDKAASEDKREQRKAKHPLDLPNLGSTFKNPEGTFAARLISDAGLKGYRVGDAAVSPKHPNFITNLGNATFNDVISVIEHVKETVFEKSGAKLETEIVILKG; encoded by the coding sequence ATGGAAATAATAAAAAATGCCAAGATGAAGGAATATTCAAATATGAAAGTTGGCGGAACGGCAAAAGAGCTTATTTTCATAGATGACAAAAATGAATTAAAAGAAGTTTTACAAACCAGAAATAATATTTTCCTTTTAGGAAATGGAACAAATACCCTTATTAATGACGGAAATTTGGATATAAGCTTTTTGTCATTGAAAAGGTTAAAAAATATAACAGTTGAGGAAAAAGTTGAAAACGGGGAAAAAGAGGACAGCTATGATTTGGTAAGAGTGGAAGCTGGACTGGATCTGGACGATTTAATAGATTTTATGGAAAAACATAATTATTCAGGACTGGAAAATATTACGGGCATTCCAGGATCTGTTGGCGGACTTGTAAATATGAATGGTGGAGCTTACGGAACAGAAATTTTTGACTGCATTGAAGAAGTGGAAGTCTGTAAAAATAACGGAGAAATTGTAAAAATTAGGACAGCAGACTTGAACTTTAAATACAGAACTACTGAGATAAAGGAAAACAAATGGATTGTAGTTTCTGCCCTTTTCAAATTTGGGTTCGGATTTGACAAGGCTGCTTCAGAAGATAAGAGGGAACAGAGAAAAGCAAAGCATCCGCTAGACTTGCCTAATTTAGGAAGTACATTTAAAAATCCAGAAGGGACATTTGCGGCAAGACTTATTTCTGATGCTGGTTTAAAGGGGTATAGAGTTGGAGATGCGGCAGTTTCGCCAAAACATCCAAATTTTATAACAAATTTAGGAAATGCCACTTTTAATGACGTTATTTCTGTTATTGAACATGTAAAGGAAACTGTCTTTGAAAAATCTGGAGCAAAGCTGGAAACAGAAATAGTAATACTGAAAGGTTGA
- a CDS encoding single-stranded DNA-binding protein, with translation MNVVILMGRMTRDPELKYTSGGKAFANFSLAVQKTRDEVEFIDCTVWEKTAETIAEYFRKGNRILVQGRLSVSSYEQNGEKRRMTRVVVNSFEFVESAGSSGNSGGYQQNKSFSSNNSKPVQNDTFDNDNDDMDDDEEFPF, from the coding sequence ATGAATGTAGTAATACTGATGGGAAGAATGACAAGAGATCCTGAGTTAAAATATACTTCAGGAGGAAAGGCGTTTGCAAATTTTTCATTAGCTGTGCAAAAAACAAGAGATGAAGTGGAGTTTATTGACTGTACTGTCTGGGAGAAAACCGCAGAAACAATTGCCGAATATTTTAGAAAAGGTAACAGAATTCTTGTACAGGGACGTTTGAGCGTAAGCAGTTACGAACAGAACGGTGAAAAAAGAAGAATGACAAGAGTTGTTGTAAACAGCTTTGAATTTGTTGAAAGTGCAGGAAGTTCTGGAAATAGTGGAGGTTACCAGCAAAACAAATCTTTTAGCAGCAATAACAGCAAACCGGTACAAAATGATACTTTTGATAACGATAATGATGACATGGATGACGATGAAGAGTTTCCATTTTAA
- the rpsR gene encoding 30S ribosomal protein S18: MRAKPVTEFKRRKRRPKVKFKVEDINYKNVELLKNFMNDKGKISPARVTGLEAKVQRKIAKAIKRARQIALMPYTKIEK, translated from the coding sequence ATGAGAGCTAAACCAGTTACAGAATTTAAAAGAAGAAAAAGACGTCCAAAAGTTAAATTTAAAGTAGAAGATATTAATTATAAAAACGTTGAACTGTTAAAAAACTTTATGAATGATAAAGGAAAAATCTCTCCAGCGAGAGTAACAGGATTAGAAGCTAAAGTTCAAAGAAAAATTGCCAAAGCAATCAAAAGAGCTAGACAAATCGCTTTAATGCCTTACACAAAAATTGAAAAATAA
- the murC gene encoding UDP-N-acetylmuramate--L-alanine ligase — protein MLTKVNNVYFSGINGIGMSGLAKILASDGFNVAGSDLERKPVTKDMEDMGIKVYIGQVEENVKDKGIDLFVYSTAIRETNPEYKYIVDNNIKKIKRGELLAEIMNRFDGIAVAGTHGKTTTSSMMSVALLEKEPFIVVGGIIPEISSNSQIGNSEYFIAEADESDNSFLYIKPKYSVVTNVEADHLDHHGTFENIKKSFEQFIDSTEKIAVLCMDTVGKVGLNIKNKNVVWYSIKDETADIYAKNIRVEDGITSFEVVKKGEDLGTFSLSIPGDHNVSNSLPVIYFAHEFNCNMKKVKERILKFKGANRRYQVIYDNNLRLIDDYAHHPTEVKVTINAAHNTEKGKVTVIFQPHRYSRTKFFFDDFVTSLKDADDLILLPIYAASEDNTYGVTSELLAEKIGGNVRVQTQEEIEDIIKNDRNSGNTYVFMGAGSVSRVAHEIANDLKKMEIDG, from the coding sequence ATGCTAACAAAAGTAAATAACGTATATTTTAGCGGAATAAACGGAATTGGAATGAGCGGACTTGCAAAAATTCTGGCATCGGACGGATTTAATGTGGCAGGTTCAGATTTGGAAAGAAAGCCTGTAACTAAAGATATGGAAGATATGGGAATAAAAGTTTACATAGGGCAAGTGGAAGAAAATGTAAAGGATAAAGGGATAGATTTATTTGTATATTCAACTGCAATAAGAGAAACAAACCCTGAATACAAATATATTGTTGATAATAATATAAAAAAAATAAAAAGAGGGGAGCTGCTTGCTGAAATAATGAATAGATTTGATGGAATCGCTGTGGCAGGAACTCACGGAAAGACTACTACAAGTTCAATGATGAGCGTGGCACTTTTGGAAAAGGAGCCGTTTATAGTGGTAGGAGGAATTATTCCAGAAATAAGCAGTAACAGTCAGATTGGGAACTCAGAATATTTTATTGCCGAAGCTGATGAAAGTGACAATTCATTTTTATACATAAAACCAAAATATTCTGTTGTAACAAATGTGGAGGCTGATCATTTGGATCATCACGGAACTTTTGAAAATATAAAGAAATCATTTGAGCAGTTTATCGACAGTACCGAAAAAATTGCTGTTCTTTGCATGGATACTGTTGGAAAAGTTGGGCTTAATATAAAAAATAAAAATGTGGTCTGGTATAGCATAAAAGATGAAACGGCTGATATTTACGCCAAAAATATAAGAGTGGAGGATGGAATAACAAGTTTTGAAGTTGTGAAAAAAGGTGAAGATTTGGGCACATTCAGCTTGAGCATTCCAGGAGATCATAATGTTTCAAATTCACTTCCGGTAATTTATTTTGCCCATGAATTTAACTGCAATATGAAAAAAGTAAAGGAAAGAATCTTAAAATTTAAAGGCGCAAACAGAAGATACCAAGTTATTTACGATAATAATTTGAGATTAATTGACGACTATGCACATCATCCAACAGAAGTGAAAGTAACAATCAATGCGGCACATAATACTGAAAAAGGCAAAGTAACTGTAATTTTCCAGCCTCACAGATACAGCCGCACAAAATTTTTCTTTGATGATTTCGTAACTTCATTAAAAGACGCTGATGACTTGATTTTACTTCCAATATATGCAGCAAGCGAGGATAACACTTACGGTGTAACTTCAGAATTGCTTGCAGAAAAAATCGGAGGAAATGTCAGGGTGCAAACTCAGGAAGAAATAGAAGACATTATAAAAAATGATAGAAATAGTGGAAATACTTATGTATTTATGGGAGCTGGAAGCGTATCAAGAGTGGCTCATGAGATTGCAAATGACTTGAAAAAGATGGAAATTGATGGTTAG
- the rpsF gene encoding 30S ribosomal protein S6 yields MRNYEIMFILSTQLTDEEKQAGVAFVENTLTAAGATEVKTEIWGDRKLAYPIKKKENGYYVLTTFQADGTKFTEIEAKLNINESLLKYMIVKND; encoded by the coding sequence ATGAGAAATTACGAAATTATGTTTATTTTGTCTACACAATTGACAGATGAAGAAAAACAGGCTGGAGTTGCATTTGTAGAAAATACATTGACAGCCGCTGGAGCAACTGAAGTTAAGACAGAAATCTGGGGAGATAGAAAATTAGCTTACCCAATCAAGAAAAAAGAAAATGGATATTATGTTTTAACAACATTCCAGGCAGATGGGACTAAGTTTACTGAAATTGAAGCAAAATTAAACATTAACGAATCACTTTTGAAATACATGATTGTTAAAAATGATTAA
- a CDS encoding lipoprotein produces the protein MLNKSRVVFLLFLFIFMMSCDKKESQEKKKNSENIQNKAAQENIFSNNSIEKIIETFSKKSKDNKISIGDFEKLAYENKNYYYAKIHSKGDAIYALDYSGISATSIFLKVGKVDGANLAIIENMVINLIQVSDENIKEAEARAIYTKILANLGDKELSSLLTYTNGITYGIQIDSVTSEFIFYARESETENTVTSIQNLNFKNNDEKNTKVAVNLK, from the coding sequence ATGTTGAATAAAAGTAGAGTTGTATTTTTGCTTTTTTTATTTATTTTTATGATGAGTTGTGACAAAAAGGAGAGTCAGGAGAAAAAGAAAAATTCAGAAAATATACAGAATAAAGCTGCACAGGAAAATATTTTTTCAAATAATTCAATTGAAAAAATAATTGAAACTTTTTCTAAAAAGTCTAAAGATAATAAAATAAGTATTGGAGATTTTGAAAAATTGGCGTATGAAAACAAGAACTACTATTATGCTAAAATCCATTCAAAGGGAGATGCTATTTATGCGTTGGATTACAGCGGAATAAGTGCTACAAGCATATTTTTAAAGGTAGGAAAGGTGGATGGGGCTAATCTTGCAATAATTGAAAATATGGTAATTAATCTGATACAAGTATCTGATGAAAACATCAAGGAAGCTGAAGCAAGAGCAATTTATACAAAAATCTTGGCGAATTTGGGAGATAAGGAACTGTCAAGCTTACTGACATATACAAATGGGATAACTTATGGAATCCAGATAGACTCTGTAACAAGTGAATTTATATTTTATGCAAGGGAATCAGAAACTGAAAATACTGTAACAAGTATTCAAAATTTAAATTTTAAAAATAATGATGAAAAAAATACTAAAGTGGCAGTAAACTTGAAATAA